Proteins co-encoded in one Opitutus terrae PB90-1 genomic window:
- a CDS encoding glycoside hydrolase family 5 protein has product MPTSLNRREFVKGVSLAAAASLLDLTPAGAAEPLPQPSPQKLPRWRGFNLLEKFIASVRNEPFREADFEFMAEWGFNFARVPMSYRCWSDPKNWRQIREPVMREIDQVVELGRRYGVHLSLNFHRAPGYSVDASLQEPFNLWTDAEALEACAYHWRHFAERYKHVPSTQLSFDLVNEPGFMREQEFLDDATYFRVAKALVAAIRAESPERLIIADGLSWGRIPVPALAELGIAQSTRGYEPMQVSHWKADWVAGSDQWPEPTWPLPVRGEAVERERQGMAQFKQVFRDNPIVQKLADDPVLAGDWNRERIEHQLIRPWQELEALGVGVHVGEFGAHNATPHPVVLGWIRDLLGAWKSAGWGYAMWNLRGSFGVLDSERADVRYENFRGHKLDRKLLELLREF; this is encoded by the coding sequence ATGCCCACTTCGCTGAACCGTCGGGAATTCGTGAAAGGTGTCTCGCTCGCGGCCGCCGCTTCGCTGCTCGATCTCACCCCGGCCGGCGCGGCCGAGCCGCTGCCCCAACCCTCGCCGCAGAAGCTCCCGCGCTGGCGCGGTTTCAACCTCTTGGAAAAATTCATCGCGAGCGTCCGCAACGAGCCGTTTCGCGAGGCGGACTTCGAGTTCATGGCCGAGTGGGGCTTCAACTTCGCGCGGGTGCCGATGTCGTATCGCTGCTGGTCCGATCCAAAGAACTGGCGGCAGATTCGCGAGCCGGTGATGCGTGAAATCGATCAGGTGGTGGAACTCGGCCGCCGCTACGGTGTGCACCTCAGCCTGAATTTCCACCGCGCGCCAGGTTACTCGGTCGACGCGTCGCTGCAGGAGCCGTTCAACCTGTGGACGGACGCGGAGGCGCTGGAGGCCTGCGCTTACCACTGGCGGCACTTTGCCGAGCGCTACAAACACGTGCCGAGCACGCAGCTGAGCTTCGACCTGGTGAACGAGCCCGGCTTCATGCGCGAGCAGGAGTTCCTCGACGACGCGACGTATTTCCGCGTAGCCAAAGCGCTCGTCGCAGCGATTCGGGCCGAGAGCCCGGAGCGGTTGATCATCGCGGACGGACTGAGCTGGGGCCGGATCCCGGTGCCGGCGCTCGCGGAGCTGGGCATCGCGCAGAGCACGCGTGGCTACGAGCCGATGCAGGTGAGCCATTGGAAGGCAGACTGGGTCGCCGGCTCCGACCAGTGGCCGGAGCCCACCTGGCCGCTGCCGGTGCGGGGCGAGGCGGTGGAACGCGAGCGGCAGGGCATGGCGCAGTTCAAGCAGGTGTTCCGCGACAATCCGATCGTGCAAAAGCTCGCCGACGATCCCGTGCTTGCGGGCGACTGGAATCGCGAGCGGATCGAGCACCAGCTCATCCGGCCATGGCAGGAGCTCGAGGCGCTGGGCGTAGGCGTGCACGTCGGCGAGTTCGGCGCGCACAACGCCACGCCGCACCCCGTCGTGCTCGGCTGGATTCGCGATCTGCTCGGCGCGTGGAAGAGCGCCGGCTGGGGCTACGCGATGTGGAACCTGCGCGGATCCTTCGGGGTGCTGGACAGCGAACGCGCCGACGTGCGCTACGAGAACTTCCGCGGCCACAAGCTCGACCGAAAGCTGCTCGAGCTGCTGCGGGAATTCTAG
- a CDS encoding DUF2959 domain-containing protein, which translates to MKIQLLVAACAVALLAGCSSAYYGAMEKFGIAKREILVDRVEDTRDAQNKAKEQFASALDQFLAVTRIDGGELQRKYDSLNREYQRSEERAKEVRDRIAAVEDVAEALFREWKQELKQYSNATLRRESERELDRTRERYDQLISVMRRAADRMDPVLATFRDQVLFLKHNLNARALASLTTTNRELEADITRLVADMEASIREAEQFIRSIRENATP; encoded by the coding sequence ATGAAAATCCAACTGCTCGTCGCCGCCTGCGCCGTGGCGCTGCTCGCCGGCTGTTCGTCCGCCTACTACGGCGCGATGGAGAAGTTCGGCATCGCGAAGCGCGAGATCCTCGTGGATCGCGTCGAGGACACGCGCGACGCGCAGAACAAGGCCAAGGAGCAGTTCGCCAGCGCACTGGATCAGTTCCTCGCCGTCACCCGCATCGACGGCGGCGAACTCCAGCGCAAGTACGATTCTCTTAACCGCGAATACCAGCGCAGCGAGGAGCGCGCGAAGGAAGTGCGCGACCGGATTGCCGCGGTCGAGGACGTCGCCGAAGCGTTGTTTCGCGAGTGGAAGCAGGAGCTGAAGCAATACTCGAACGCGACGCTCCGCCGCGAGAGCGAGCGCGAGTTGGACCGCACCCGCGAGCGCTACGATCAGCTGATCTCGGTCATGCGTCGCGCGGCCGACCGGATGGACCCCGTGCTCGCGACGTTTCGTGACCAGGTGCTCTTCCTGAAGCATAACCTGAACGCGCGCGCGCTCGCCTCGCTCACCACGACCAACCGCGAACTCGAGGCGGACATCACACGGCTCGTCGCCGACATGGAGGCGTCGATCCGTGAAGCGGAGCAGTTCATCCGCAGCATCCGCGAGAACGCCACACCGTAA
- a CDS encoding M48 family metalloprotease — MKRRPLLAGLALLIGAAAPALLHAGFSLKNLDLNKVVDTANKIGKGAKALAPIGPQEERIIGESVALQIIGKYGGLVRDEAITRRVNLIGHALAYYSPRPVLAWRFGVLDSPSVNGFSAPGGFVFITRGLYELCDDDHALAAVLAHEIAHITGRHALKIIDRTEFVNTAADFAAERSSDVAQVQAHLSQFDLGIDKVLNTLFEKGFDPQTEFEADKSGRQLATTVGYAPGGLRGVLTQLQQKAPMEEAPVYSTHPPLGERIARLPQEGPM, encoded by the coding sequence ATGAAACGTCGCCCTCTCCTCGCCGGACTCGCGCTCCTGATCGGCGCTGCGGCCCCGGCGCTGCTGCACGCCGGTTTCAGTCTGAAAAATCTCGATCTCAACAAGGTCGTCGACACGGCGAACAAGATCGGCAAAGGCGCCAAGGCGCTCGCGCCGATCGGTCCGCAGGAAGAGCGGATCATCGGCGAGTCGGTCGCACTGCAGATCATCGGAAAATACGGCGGGCTGGTCCGCGACGAGGCGATCACGCGCCGCGTGAATCTGATCGGTCACGCGCTGGCCTACTATTCGCCGCGTCCGGTGCTTGCGTGGCGCTTCGGCGTGCTCGACTCACCATCGGTAAACGGCTTCTCGGCGCCAGGCGGATTCGTGTTCATCACCCGCGGGCTCTACGAGCTATGCGACGACGACCACGCGCTCGCCGCGGTGCTGGCGCACGAGATCGCGCACATCACCGGCCGGCATGCGTTGAAGATCATCGATCGAACCGAGTTCGTGAACACCGCCGCGGATTTCGCCGCTGAACGCAGCAGCGACGTCGCCCAGGTGCAGGCGCACCTCAGTCAGTTCGACCTCGGGATCGACAAGGTGCTGAACACGCTTTTTGAAAAAGGCTTCGATCCGCAGACGGAGTTCGAGGCCGACAAGAGCGGCCGCCAGCTCGCGACGACCGTCGGCTATGCGCCGGGCGGGCTGCGGGGCGTCCTCACCCAGCTGCAGCAGAAAGCTCCGATGGAGGAAGCACCGGTCTATTCGACTCACCCGCCGCTCGGCGAGCGAATCGCTCGATTGCCGCAGGAGGGGCCGATGTAG
- a CDS encoding adenylate/guanylate cyclase domain-containing protein, with protein sequence MPQTPSSGFALRWRWLLPVAVALVAFHFSPLRPTLDWAFFDLASRRPLRSTPPPDGSAIVVIDDATLDQLRAEGLEGNWPPPRAAFAALIAGLERAGAKRIVLDFTFLDHSSAGEQDALLGGLAAGLPNVVLARTERQMPVFWDEAFVLGHPTCFTVPRTGLVPSITDADGVLRRYPVQGSLAAVAAGYPVAFSAAETSPAYNETPPRHSDLGALLRWHGGLNQLRGFPERVPVLSAARFILAGLPMVVRAAEAAPEFGPTPLAAAIVAEPPLQGAGFDAVRDRIVFVGSNAAGTFDQKPFAIGGLEPGVLFHWTAWANLAGAGFLRELPAWVALALAMLLLAPLAALAARHASILLPVLIAAAMAGAVLVAAYGGLSSGWFLPPATPVAAAALGLLGVVAENFWTERRRRQQIKALFGSYVATEVVDLLVRDPAAIQLGGERREATVFFCDLAGFTDLSEEVSPQELLALVNGYLEQTSDCLMAHGAYVDKYIGDAVMAVFGVPKTLPDHALAACRAALAAQRLLAERNTHLRATHGRTLSLRIGVNTGEMVVGNVGSERKKNYTVLGDAVNLASRLEGANKEFGTRILVGAATARQVGNRLVLRPLASLRVKGKQAAVPVFELVGEPDELSPDEEHFLEAYGRGHELYTARRFRDAVAALETARSLIPDDLMTGRLLADSRRFALHPPPPDWLPIVTLDTK encoded by the coding sequence GTGCCCCAAACCCCGAGCTCCGGCTTCGCTCTGCGCTGGCGCTGGCTGCTGCCGGTCGCCGTCGCGCTGGTGGCCTTTCATTTCTCGCCGCTACGGCCGACGCTGGACTGGGCGTTCTTTGACCTCGCGAGTCGTCGACCGTTGCGCAGCACGCCGCCGCCCGACGGCTCGGCAATCGTGGTGATCGACGATGCCACGCTCGATCAGCTCCGCGCGGAAGGACTCGAGGGCAACTGGCCGCCCCCGCGGGCGGCGTTCGCCGCCCTGATCGCCGGCCTCGAGCGCGCGGGCGCGAAGCGCATCGTGCTCGACTTCACTTTCCTCGACCATTCCTCCGCGGGCGAACAGGACGCGCTGCTCGGCGGGCTCGCCGCCGGACTGCCCAACGTGGTCCTCGCCCGCACCGAGCGGCAGATGCCCGTGTTCTGGGACGAAGCGTTCGTGCTCGGCCACCCGACGTGCTTCACCGTTCCACGCACCGGCCTGGTGCCGTCGATCACCGATGCGGACGGTGTGCTGCGTCGCTACCCCGTGCAAGGCTCGCTCGCCGCCGTGGCGGCGGGATATCCCGTCGCGTTTTCCGCGGCCGAAACGTCGCCGGCCTACAACGAAACCCCGCCACGGCACTCCGATTTGGGTGCGTTGCTTCGCTGGCACGGTGGACTGAACCAGCTCCGCGGTTTTCCCGAGCGCGTTCCCGTGCTGTCAGCGGCCCGGTTTATTCTCGCTGGACTGCCGATGGTCGTGCGCGCGGCCGAGGCCGCGCCTGAATTCGGTCCCACGCCGCTTGCCGCCGCGATCGTCGCCGAACCTCCTCTGCAGGGCGCGGGCTTCGACGCCGTGCGCGATCGGATAGTGTTCGTCGGTTCCAACGCCGCCGGCACGTTCGACCAAAAACCGTTTGCGATCGGCGGGCTCGAACCCGGCGTGCTGTTTCACTGGACGGCGTGGGCGAATCTCGCCGGCGCCGGTTTTCTGCGCGAGTTGCCCGCATGGGTCGCGCTGGCGCTTGCGATGCTCTTGCTCGCGCCACTCGCGGCATTGGCCGCGCGTCACGCCAGCATCCTGCTTCCCGTGCTGATTGCCGCTGCGATGGCGGGCGCGGTACTGGTCGCAGCCTACGGTGGTCTTTCCTCCGGCTGGTTTCTCCCCCCGGCGACGCCAGTCGCCGCCGCCGCGCTCGGATTGCTCGGCGTCGTCGCGGAGAACTTCTGGACCGAGCGGCGGCGGCGTCAGCAGATCAAGGCACTGTTCGGCAGCTACGTCGCCACCGAGGTGGTCGACCTGCTGGTGCGCGATCCTGCGGCGATTCAACTCGGCGGTGAGCGCCGGGAGGCAACGGTGTTCTTCTGCGATCTCGCCGGATTCACCGATCTGTCGGAAGAGGTTTCGCCGCAGGAACTGCTCGCGCTCGTCAACGGCTATCTCGAGCAGACGAGCGACTGCCTGATGGCGCATGGCGCGTATGTGGACAAATACATCGGCGATGCCGTCATGGCGGTGTTCGGCGTCCCGAAGACCCTGCCGGATCACGCGCTCGCGGCGTGTCGCGCCGCGCTCGCCGCACAGCGGCTGCTTGCCGAACGCAACACGCACCTCCGGGCGACGCACGGTCGCACGCTGAGCCTGCGGATCGGCGTGAACACCGGCGAGATGGTCGTCGGCAACGTCGGGTCCGAGCGGAAAAAAAATTACACCGTGCTCGGCGACGCGGTGAACCTCGCCTCACGACTTGAGGGCGCGAACAAGGAATTCGGCACGCGCATCCTCGTCGGCGCCGCCACCGCCCGGCAGGTGGGCAACCGGCTGGTGTTGCGTCCGCTGGCATCCCTGCGCGTCAAAGGCAAACAAGCCGCCGTGCCGGTGTTCGAACTCGTGGGCGAGCCCGACGAGCTCTCGCCCGACGAGGAGCACTTTCTCGAGGCCTACGGCCGCGGCCACGAGCTTTACACCGCGCGTCGGTTTCGGGACGCTGTGGCCGCGCTCGAAACCGCCCGCTCGCTCATCCCCGATGATCTCATGACCGGTCGACTGCTCGCCGACAGCCGCCGGTTCGCCCTGCATCCCCCTCCCCCCGATTGGCTGCCGATCGTTACCCTCGACACCAAATGA
- the galA gene encoding beta-galactosidase GalA: protein MKHPVLPRCLAPLLSCAVLLTALLVLPHSLAAAAAVPAAGRERILLDAGWRFALGHATDPARDFGHGTGYFSYLAKTGFGDGAASPAFDDRTWRQLDLPHDWAVEVPFDPRGSHSHGYKAVGPRFPERSVGWYRRSFHVPESDLGRRIRLDFDGVFRAARVFVNGFFVGEEPSGYLGASYDVSEYLNYGGDNVIAVRVDASMEEGWFYEGAGIYRHVWLVKTAPLHVALDGTWVRTDVSPKFATVTIETRVNNAGRAPADYTLEQEIFGPDGKSLARSSAAAPAVAPGGVGVHRDSLRVNAPQLWSLESPTMHRVVTTIRQANAIVDRYETPFGIRTIRFDPNRGFFLNGQRVVLKGTNNHQDHAGVGAAIPDTLQEFRIRRLKEMGSNAYRASHNPSTPELLDACDRLGMLVIEENRLMGINPYHLGQLERMIRRARNHPSIILWSLGNEEWGIEGNIKGARITVPMQDFAHRLDPTRRTTVAISGGWGGISSTVEVAGVNYVRQANVDKQHAEYPEQIIVGTEETTTQQTRGIYFTDRERAHLAPLEDGSSGGNCEFGWRYYVARPWAAGLFYWTGFDYRGEPTPFGYPAIASQFGILDTCGFPKDSFYYLKSWWTTEPVLHVFPHWNWAGREGQPLEVRVHSNCGEVELFLNGASLGRKTMEPNGHLAWAVNYTPGTLLARGFRDGKEIATTTVETTGAPVALALSADRRELRADSRDVAVITVEARDAEARLVPTGNVPVTFTLRGPGRIIGVGNGDPSSHEPDQFVASVRGINLGEWNAPDGSVKTGQNVFEATFDRPALGAGETMTLLLNALGTNQTATLNGEPLVRDAAPAQAKIELPLAADTLRPTGNVLRIEATRYEDWGTRDSLKQLWPATLRIVTPAPAWQRSTFNGLAQVIVQTTGEPGAIELVATSDGLKSASVELTSR, encoded by the coding sequence ATGAAACACCCCGTGCTCCCGCGGTGCCTCGCACCCTTGCTCTCCTGCGCGGTTTTGCTCACCGCCCTCCTGGTCCTGCCTCACTCCCTCGCTGCGGCCGCCGCAGTTCCGGCCGCCGGCCGCGAGCGAATCCTCCTCGACGCCGGCTGGCGGTTCGCACTCGGTCACGCCACGGATCCCGCGCGCGACTTCGGTCACGGCACCGGCTACTTTTCCTATCTCGCCAAAACCGGTTTCGGGGACGGTGCCGCGAGTCCGGCGTTCGACGACCGCACGTGGCGCCAGCTCGACCTGCCGCACGACTGGGCCGTCGAAGTGCCGTTCGATCCGCGCGGCAGTCACAGCCACGGCTACAAGGCGGTCGGCCCGCGTTTCCCGGAGCGCAGCGTGGGCTGGTATCGTCGCAGCTTCCACGTGCCCGAGTCAGATCTCGGCCGGCGAATCCGGCTGGATTTCGACGGCGTCTTTCGCGCCGCGCGTGTGTTCGTGAATGGGTTTTTTGTCGGCGAGGAGCCGAGCGGCTACCTCGGTGCGAGCTACGACGTTTCCGAATATCTGAACTACGGCGGCGACAACGTCATCGCCGTGCGGGTCGACGCGTCGATGGAGGAGGGTTGGTTCTATGAAGGCGCCGGGATCTACCGGCACGTTTGGTTGGTGAAGACCGCGCCGCTTCACGTCGCGCTCGATGGCACATGGGTCCGTACCGACGTTTCGCCGAAGTTCGCCACCGTCACGATCGAGACGCGCGTGAACAACGCCGGCCGCGCGCCCGCTGACTACACGCTCGAGCAGGAAATCTTCGGCCCCGACGGCAAGTCGCTCGCCCGTTCCAGCGCCGCGGCGCCGGCCGTCGCGCCCGGCGGCGTTGGCGTGCATCGCGATTCGCTTCGCGTCAACGCCCCACAGCTCTGGTCTCTCGAGTCGCCGACGATGCACCGCGTCGTGACCACGATCCGTCAGGCCAACGCCATCGTCGATCGCTACGAAACCCCGTTTGGCATTCGCACGATCCGGTTCGATCCGAACCGGGGATTTTTCCTGAACGGGCAGCGCGTCGTGCTGAAGGGCACCAACAATCACCAGGACCACGCCGGGGTCGGCGCGGCGATTCCAGATACGTTACAGGAATTCAGGATTCGCCGCTTGAAGGAAATGGGCAGCAACGCCTATCGCGCTTCGCACAATCCTTCGACCCCCGAGTTGCTCGATGCCTGTGATCGCCTCGGCATGCTCGTCATCGAGGAAAACCGGTTGATGGGCATCAATCCTTACCACCTCGGCCAGCTCGAGCGAATGATCCGGCGCGCGCGCAATCACCCGAGCATCATCCTCTGGTCGCTCGGCAACGAGGAATGGGGCATCGAAGGCAACATCAAGGGCGCGCGGATCACCGTGCCGATGCAGGATTTCGCGCACCGGCTCGATCCGACGCGCCGCACCACCGTTGCGATCAGCGGCGGCTGGGGCGGCATCTCGAGCACCGTCGAAGTCGCGGGCGTCAACTACGTCCGGCAGGCAAATGTGGACAAACAACACGCGGAGTACCCCGAGCAGATCATCGTCGGCACCGAAGAAACGACGACGCAGCAGACGCGCGGAATCTATTTCACCGATCGCGAGCGGGCGCATCTCGCACCACTCGAGGACGGCTCGTCCGGCGGTAACTGCGAATTCGGCTGGCGCTACTACGTCGCCCGGCCGTGGGCCGCCGGGCTGTTCTACTGGACGGGATTCGACTATCGCGGTGAACCCACGCCGTTCGGCTATCCGGCGATCGCCTCGCAGTTCGGCATCCTCGACACCTGCGGTTTTCCGAAAGACAGCTTTTACTACCTGAAATCGTGGTGGACGACTGAGCCGGTGCTGCACGTGTTCCCGCACTGGAATTGGGCCGGTCGCGAGGGTCAACCGCTCGAGGTGCGCGTCCACAGCAACTGCGGGGAGGTCGAGCTCTTCCTCAACGGTGCGTCACTCGGCCGAAAAACCATGGAGCCGAACGGCCATCTGGCGTGGGCGGTCAACTACACGCCCGGCACACTGCTCGCGCGCGGTTTCCGCGACGGCAAGGAAATCGCTACTACGACGGTTGAAACCACCGGCGCCCCGGTCGCGCTCGCGCTGTCGGCCGATCGCCGGGAACTGCGCGCCGACAGCCGCGATGTCGCGGTGATCACGGTCGAAGCCCGCGATGCCGAGGCACGGCTCGTGCCGACGGGAAATGTGCCCGTGACGTTCACGCTGCGCGGACCCGGCCGGATCATTGGCGTCGGCAACGGCGATCCGTCGTCGCACGAGCCCGACCAGTTTGTCGCGAGTGTGCGCGGGATTAATCTCGGCGAGTGGAACGCGCCCGACGGTTCGGTGAAGACGGGCCAGAATGTGTTCGAAGCGACGTTTGATCGCCCCGCGCTCGGCGCAGGCGAGACGATGACGCTCCTGTTGAATGCGCTCGGGACGAACCAAACCGCCACGTTGAACGGTGAGCCGCTGGTTCGCGACGCCGCGCCCGCCCAGGCGAAGATCGAGCTGCCGCTCGCCGCGGACACCCTGCGGCCGACCGGCAACGTGCTCCGGATCGAAGCGACCCGCTACGAAGACTGGGGCACGCGCGACAGCCTGAAGCAGCTTTGGCCGGCCACGCTGCGCATCGTCACGCCCGCGCCCGCCTGGCAGCGCTCGACGTTCAACGGACTCGCTCAAGTCATCGTTCAGACCACCGGCGAGCCGGGCGCGATTGAGCTCGTCGCGACGAGCGACGGATTGAAGAGCGCCAGCGTCGAACTGACGAGCCGGTGA
- a CDS encoding Fic family protein produces the protein MERGPTGYQVPVSFVGERCFAFTPNPLPPNPPVEWTPSLSRMAERASVALGKLAGVTGLLPEPQMFLYSYVRKEAVLSSQIEGTQSSLSELLLFENDAAPGVPLDDVQEVSNYVLAMEHGLRRLRDGFPLSLRLVKEVHGVMLAKGRGSEKQPGEFRTSQNWIGGSRPGNALFVPPPPDQVVECMGALEKFFHEDTVPALTRAGLAHVQFETIHPFLDGNGRTGRLLITLLLCHDGVLAQPLLYLSLFLKQHRSVYYDLLQRVRTRGDWEPWLDFFFHGVEETATQAAETAGRLLQLFQTDRAKLHTLGRKAGSAIRLHDVMQKHPVLTVARLTANFGFTAPTANAAMRVLTELGIVREMTGYRRNRVFSYAEYLRALNEGTESPA, from the coding sequence ATGGAGCGCGGACCCACAGGCTATCAGGTGCCGGTATCGTTCGTGGGCGAGCGCTGCTTTGCGTTTACGCCCAACCCCCTGCCGCCGAATCCTCCGGTGGAGTGGACGCCCTCACTCAGCCGCATGGCCGAACGCGCTAGTGTGGCTTTGGGGAAACTCGCCGGGGTGACTGGTCTTCTACCCGAGCCGCAGATGTTTTTGTACTCCTACGTACGGAAGGAAGCGGTGCTTTCGTCGCAAATCGAAGGGACTCAGTCGTCCCTTTCCGAGTTGCTGCTGTTCGAAAATGACGCGGCGCCCGGAGTGCCGCTGGACGACGTGCAGGAGGTCTCGAACTACGTCTTGGCGATGGAACACGGGCTGCGCCGATTACGAGACGGCTTTCCGCTGTCTCTGCGGCTGGTCAAGGAAGTGCATGGGGTGATGCTGGCGAAAGGACGCGGAAGCGAGAAGCAGCCTGGAGAATTTCGCACTTCGCAGAACTGGATCGGCGGATCGCGGCCCGGCAATGCTCTCTTCGTGCCGCCGCCGCCGGACCAAGTCGTCGAGTGCATGGGCGCGCTCGAAAAGTTTTTTCACGAAGACACCGTTCCGGCGCTCACGCGCGCAGGACTGGCTCACGTCCAGTTCGAAACCATTCACCCATTCCTCGATGGCAATGGCCGGACGGGCCGGTTGCTCATCACGCTGCTGCTGTGCCACGACGGCGTGCTCGCACAGCCGCTGCTCTATCTCAGCTTGTTTCTCAAGCAACATCGATCGGTCTACTACGATCTGCTGCAGCGGGTGCGGACGCGTGGAGATTGGGAACCGTGGCTCGATTTCTTTTTCCACGGCGTGGAGGAAACTGCGACCCAAGCCGCGGAAACGGCCGGACGCCTACTGCAACTTTTCCAGACCGACCGAGCCAAGCTTCACACGCTCGGGCGAAAAGCGGGATCGGCGATCCGGCTGCACGACGTGATGCAAAAACACCCGGTGCTGACGGTGGCTCGGCTCACCGCGAACTTCGGATTCACAGCACCCACCGCCAATGCTGCGATGCGTGTCCTCACTGAACTCGGAATCGTGCGGGAGATGACCGGCTACCGTCGGAATCGCGTCTTCAGCTACGCCGAATACCTCCGTGCGCTCAATGAAGGCACCGAGTCGCCCGCCTGA
- a CDS encoding class I SAM-dependent methyltransferase has protein sequence MSFDRLAPHYTWMERVLAGRRLQRTRTAWLDELAARCRDRQPGAARWLIAGVGHGHFLQACANRFPAAEIASVDASAGMLARARARALPTVPNPDRLEFVHAALPNWQPPAGAFDVIVTHFFLDCFPPRELVQVVAGLARAARPRAYWVLSDFTVPAQGWGRQRARVIHWMMYAFFRRVTQVRARRVTVPDPLLRAHGFSLAGRRTFEWGLLHSDLWERKMEHG, from the coding sequence ATGAGTTTCGATCGACTGGCGCCGCACTACACCTGGATGGAACGCGTGCTCGCCGGCCGTCGGCTTCAGCGCACGCGGACGGCTTGGCTCGATGAACTCGCCGCGCGTTGCCGCGACCGTCAGCCTGGCGCGGCACGCTGGCTGATTGCCGGCGTCGGCCACGGCCATTTTCTGCAGGCGTGTGCGAATCGCTTTCCCGCGGCCGAAATCGCGAGCGTCGACGCGAGCGCCGGAATGCTGGCTCGGGCCCGGGCGCGCGCGCTTCCGACGGTGCCGAATCCCGACCGGCTCGAGTTCGTCCACGCCGCGCTACCGAACTGGCAGCCGCCTGCGGGCGCGTTCGACGTGATCGTGACGCATTTTTTCCTGGATTGTTTCCCGCCGCGCGAACTCGTGCAGGTCGTCGCCGGACTGGCCCGGGCTGCGCGACCGCGGGCGTACTGGGTGCTCTCGGATTTCACCGTGCCCGCGCAGGGCTGGGGGCGCCAACGCGCCCGGGTGATTCACTGGATGATGTATGCATTCTTCCGGCGTGTGACGCAGGTTCGCGCACGCCGCGTCACCGTGCCCGATCCGCTGCTGCGCGCGCACGGCTTCTCCCTTGCCGGCCGTCGAACCTTCGAGTGGGGCTTGCTGCATTCGGACCTCTGGGAACGGAAGATGGAGCACGGTTAA
- a CDS encoding DMT family transporter encodes MNNLGLYLASVLIWGSTWLAITFQLGRVPPEVSVAYRFALASAILFGWCLLRRLRLRYSWRDHGWMALQGALLFGVNYVLVYLAEGEISSGLVALIFSLLVFMNIAATRVFFGTPLRPATLIAAVLGITGVVLVLLPELGHDASRGDAVLGAVFAIASTISASLGNIVSARNQRHGLPVIQVNTYGMLYGAAFVGLYALLAGRPFVFEATFAYVASLGYLALFGSVLAFGAYLTLVGRIGADRAGYTGATIPIVAVLLSTLFEGLQWHLVTFAGIALCLAGNVLVLRKKAAAAPTPQPAAELQERAA; translated from the coding sequence ATGAACAATCTGGGGCTCTATCTCGCGTCGGTGCTCATCTGGGGCTCCACCTGGCTGGCAATCACGTTTCAGCTGGGACGCGTGCCGCCCGAGGTGTCGGTCGCGTACCGCTTCGCGCTGGCGAGCGCGATCCTGTTCGGCTGGTGCTTGCTGCGGCGGCTGCGGCTTCGCTACTCGTGGCGGGATCACGGCTGGATGGCGCTGCAAGGCGCGCTGCTGTTCGGCGTCAACTACGTCCTGGTTTACCTGGCCGAAGGGGAGATCAGCTCGGGACTGGTCGCCCTCATCTTTTCGCTGCTGGTGTTCATGAACATCGCGGCGACGCGGGTGTTTTTCGGCACGCCGCTGCGACCGGCGACGTTGATTGCGGCGGTGTTGGGTATTACCGGCGTGGTGCTGGTGCTGCTGCCGGAGCTCGGGCACGACGCGAGTCGCGGCGACGCAGTACTCGGCGCGGTGTTCGCGATCGCTTCGACGATTTCCGCCTCGCTCGGCAACATCGTGTCCGCGCGCAACCAGCGTCACGGGCTGCCGGTAATTCAGGTGAACACCTACGGCATGCTCTACGGCGCCGCGTTCGTCGGGCTGTATGCGCTGCTGGCCGGACGGCCGTTCGTTTTCGAGGCGACCTTCGCCTATGTCGCTTCACTCGGCTATCTGGCGCTGTTCGGATCGGTGCTCGCGTTCGGGGCGTATCTTACGCTCGTCGGTCGGATCGGCGCGGATCGCGCGGGCTACACCGGGGCGACGATTCCGATCGTGGCGGTATTGCTTTCGACCCTGTTCGAAGGTCTGCAGTGGCATCTCGTCACGTTCGCGGGCATCGCGCTGTGCCTGGCGGGAAATGTTTTGGTGCTACGAAAGAAGGCGGCCGCGGCGCCGACGCCGCAGCCGGCGGCGGAACTGCAGGAGCGAGCCGCCTGA